In Synechocystis sp. PCC 6714, the following are encoded in one genomic region:
- a CDS encoding DUF4160 domain-containing protein: MPGNASPTSSMPEIFRAEGYVFFFYANEGQEPMHVHVRHGGGYAKFWIEPVELDYAKSLKTKQIVRAEKLIVDNLDLIRSKWHNVFGI; encoded by the coding sequence ATGCCTGGAAACGCCTCTCCGACAAGTTCAATGCCAGAAATCTTCAGAGCAGAGGGATATGTCTTCTTTTTTTATGCTAACGAAGGCCAGGAGCCAATGCATGTTCATGTTAGGCACGGGGGCGGGTATGCCAAGTTTTGGATTGAACCCGTTGAGCTGGATTATGCTAAAAGCCTAAAAACAAAACAAATTGTTAGAGCAGAAAAATTAATTGTTGATAATCTAGATTTGATCAGGAGCAAGTGGCACAATGTTTTTGGCATCTGA